A window of Chaetodon auriga isolate fChaAug3 chromosome 2, fChaAug3.hap1, whole genome shotgun sequence contains these coding sequences:
- the ikbke gene encoding inhibitor of nuclear factor kappa-B kinase subunit epsilon isoform X1, giving the protein MQCCQLLTVKELSLSTLKRNRKTFCCPYQRPPALYLFTEQPLDSMSGMTASTANYLWSLQDVLGQGATANVYKARHKKSGELVAVKVFNMVSYNRPHEVQMREFEMLRKLSHSNIVRLYAVEELPSKQKVLVMEYCSGGSLLSLLEEPENAFGLPETEFLTVLQCVVQGMNHLRENGVVHRDIKPGNIMRQVGEDGKCVYKLTDFGAARELEDDEKFVSIYGTEEYLHPDMYERAVLRKPHQKSYGVSVDLWSIGVTFYHAATGSLPFTPYGGPRRNKPTMYKITTEKPMGAIAGIQRVADGPIEWSYHLPHSCQLSQGLTVLLVPVLAGILEADQERCWGFDQFFTATTDILQRQPVHLFSLQQAKAHCIYIHHHNTVSVFFEEVASQTGIGVQMQHLLYLGHDLPLEGNMKVVNLPSTSPARPLILLSYSLEANTSLPFREPETPVIPSKFDVMVDYNFSKVIVGVVHQYLRIVQLLHTHRELLLQGYYSYMMRFRKECGEAVHSIAMITIRLQSCFNVEHRVHTLGRYASENQGSADNSQKLQLVHEHLPIYAAGIQEFQNRLDHLQIEQAKLAETLANDKSCQKMEMLLQKIMAIHQHYRKDRLTGELAYNDEQIHKFEKIHLSSHIKRVKSLFREDCVQRYKELLASTRTWSSVLLEMQTRLQDFNSFSTGLLADLEMSEQCQNKALDRILFSLQSKRAGQQPGITPTDKDQMVSRMHHLKGEMEILVRELQCNNSIIESLGAVNSTAALDPNLDRPSTL; this is encoded by the exons ATGCaatgctgccagctgctgacAGTGAAGGAACTTTCTCTGTCCACATTAAAAAGGAACAGAAAAACCTTTTGTTGTCCTTATCAGCGGCCGCCTGCACTGTACCTGTTCACGGAGCAGCCATTAGACAG CATGTCAGGGATGACAGCCAGTACAGCAAACTACCTGTGGTCTTTACAAGACGTCCTTGGCCAAGGGGCTACTGCCAATGTCTACAAGGCACGCCATAAG AAGTCGGGTGAACTGGTAGCCGTCAAGGTGTTTAATATGGTGAGCTACAACCGCCCCCATGAGGTGCAGATGAGAGAGTTTGAGATGCTGAGGAAGCTCAGCCACAGCAATATTGTCAGGCTGTACGCTGTGGAAGAG ctgCCCTCTAAACAGAAGGTGCTAGTGATGGAGTATTGTTCAGGAGGAAGTCTGCTCAGCCTGCTTGAGGAGCCAGAAAATGCCTTTGGCTTGCCCGAAACAGAGTTCCTCACAGTTTTGCAGTGTGTAG TGCAGGGAATGAACCACCTGCGGGAAAATGGAGTGGTACACCGGGACATTAAGCCAGGCAACATCATGCGGCAGGTTGGGGAGGACGGCAAGTGTGTTTATAAGCTGACTGACTTTGGAGCAGCAAGAGAGTTGGAAGATGATGAGAAGTTTGTGTCTATATATGGAACTGAAGAGTATCTG CACCCAGACATGTATGAGCGTGCTGTGCTGCGTAAGCCTCATCAGAAATCCTATGGAGTGAGTGTGGACCTGTGGAGTATTGGTGTGACATTTTACCACGCTGCCACCGGCAGTCTTCCCTTCACACCCTATGGAGGACCCCGCAGGAACAAGCCCACCAT gTATAAAATAACTACAGAGAAGCCTATGGGGGCAATAGCTGGAATACAGCGGGTGGCAGACGGACCTATAGAGTGGAGCTACCACCTACCTCACAGCTGCCAACTCTCACA GGGTCTTACGGTGCTGCTGGTTCCAGTACTAGCAGGTATACTGGAGGCTGACCAGGAGAGGTGTTGGGGCTTTGACCAGTTCTTCACAGCCACCACAGACATACTGCAGCGGCAGCCAGTTCACCTCTTTTCTTTGCAACAGGCCAAGGCCCATTGCATCTACATACACCACCACAACAC GGTGTCAGTTTTTTTCGAGGAGGTGGCGTCTCAGACTGGTATAGGAGTCCAGATGCAACATCTGCTGTACCTTGGTCACGACCTCCCTCTGGAGGGCAACATGAAGGTGGTCAACCTCCCGAGTACTTCACCTGCGCGACCCCTCATTCTGCTCAGCTACAGCCTTGAAGCAAATACCAGCCTGCCCTTCAGAGAGC CGGAGACTCCAGTCATCCCATCCAAGTTTGACGTGATGGTAGACTACAACTTTTCCAAG GTAATAGTAGGAGTGGTCCACCAGTATCTAAGGATAGTACAgttgctgcacacacaccgaGAACTGCTACTGCAAGGATACTACAGCTACAT GATGAGGTTTCGAAAGGAGTGTGGAGAAGCAGTGCACAGTATTGCCATGATCACCATTAGGCTGCAGTCTTGCTTCAACGTAGAACACAGGGTTCACACACT AGGCCGTTACGCTTCAGAAAACCAAGGTTCAGCTGATAACAGTcaaaagctgcagctg GTCCATGAGCACTTGCCGATATATGCTGCCGGCATCCAAGAGTTTCAGAACCGGCTGGACCATCTGCAGATAGAACAGGCCAAGCTAGCAGAGACGCTGGCCAATGACAAGAG CTGTCAGAAGAtggagatgctgctgcagaagaTAATGGCAATTCATCAGCATTATCGGAAAGACAGACTTACTGGTG AGTTGGCATATAATGATGAGCAAATCCACAAGTTTGAGAA AATCCACCTGTCGTCCCACATTAAGCGAGTGAAGTCGCTCTTCAGAGAGGACTGCGTGCAGAGATACAAAGAGCTTTTGGCCTCAACAAGGACGTGGAGTAG tgttttactgGAGATGCAGACCCGACTTCAGGACTTCAACTCTTTCTCCACAGGCTTGTTGGCAGACCTGGAGATGAGTGAGCAGTGCCAAAATAAG GCTCTGGATCGAATTCTTTTCAGTCTGCAGTCCAAGAGAGCAGGACAACAGCCTGGAATCACACCCACAGACAAGGACCAGATGGTCTCGag GATGCACCATCTGAAGGGGGAAATGGAGATTTTGGTGAGAGAGCTACAGTGTAACAACAGCATTATTGAGAG CCTGGGAGCAGTGAACTCTACGGCAGCTCTGGACCCCAACTTGGACAGACCTTCTACACTGTGA
- the ikbke gene encoding inhibitor of nuclear factor kappa-B kinase subunit epsilon isoform X2 produces the protein MSGMTASTANYLWSLQDVLGQGATANVYKARHKKSGELVAVKVFNMVSYNRPHEVQMREFEMLRKLSHSNIVRLYAVEELPSKQKVLVMEYCSGGSLLSLLEEPENAFGLPETEFLTVLQCVVQGMNHLRENGVVHRDIKPGNIMRQVGEDGKCVYKLTDFGAARELEDDEKFVSIYGTEEYLHPDMYERAVLRKPHQKSYGVSVDLWSIGVTFYHAATGSLPFTPYGGPRRNKPTMYKITTEKPMGAIAGIQRVADGPIEWSYHLPHSCQLSQGLTVLLVPVLAGILEADQERCWGFDQFFTATTDILQRQPVHLFSLQQAKAHCIYIHHHNTVSVFFEEVASQTGIGVQMQHLLYLGHDLPLEGNMKVVNLPSTSPARPLILLSYSLEANTSLPFREPETPVIPSKFDVMVDYNFSKVIVGVVHQYLRIVQLLHTHRELLLQGYYSYMMRFRKECGEAVHSIAMITIRLQSCFNVEHRVHTLGRYASENQGSADNSQKLQLVHEHLPIYAAGIQEFQNRLDHLQIEQAKLAETLANDKSCQKMEMLLQKIMAIHQHYRKDRLTGELAYNDEQIHKFEKIHLSSHIKRVKSLFREDCVQRYKELLASTRTWSSVLLEMQTRLQDFNSFSTGLLADLEMSEQCQNKALDRILFSLQSKRAGQQPGITPTDKDQMVSRMHHLKGEMEILVRELQCNNSIIESLGAVNSTAALDPNLDRPSTL, from the exons ATGTCAGGGATGACAGCCAGTACAGCAAACTACCTGTGGTCTTTACAAGACGTCCTTGGCCAAGGGGCTACTGCCAATGTCTACAAGGCACGCCATAAG AAGTCGGGTGAACTGGTAGCCGTCAAGGTGTTTAATATGGTGAGCTACAACCGCCCCCATGAGGTGCAGATGAGAGAGTTTGAGATGCTGAGGAAGCTCAGCCACAGCAATATTGTCAGGCTGTACGCTGTGGAAGAG ctgCCCTCTAAACAGAAGGTGCTAGTGATGGAGTATTGTTCAGGAGGAAGTCTGCTCAGCCTGCTTGAGGAGCCAGAAAATGCCTTTGGCTTGCCCGAAACAGAGTTCCTCACAGTTTTGCAGTGTGTAG TGCAGGGAATGAACCACCTGCGGGAAAATGGAGTGGTACACCGGGACATTAAGCCAGGCAACATCATGCGGCAGGTTGGGGAGGACGGCAAGTGTGTTTATAAGCTGACTGACTTTGGAGCAGCAAGAGAGTTGGAAGATGATGAGAAGTTTGTGTCTATATATGGAACTGAAGAGTATCTG CACCCAGACATGTATGAGCGTGCTGTGCTGCGTAAGCCTCATCAGAAATCCTATGGAGTGAGTGTGGACCTGTGGAGTATTGGTGTGACATTTTACCACGCTGCCACCGGCAGTCTTCCCTTCACACCCTATGGAGGACCCCGCAGGAACAAGCCCACCAT gTATAAAATAACTACAGAGAAGCCTATGGGGGCAATAGCTGGAATACAGCGGGTGGCAGACGGACCTATAGAGTGGAGCTACCACCTACCTCACAGCTGCCAACTCTCACA GGGTCTTACGGTGCTGCTGGTTCCAGTACTAGCAGGTATACTGGAGGCTGACCAGGAGAGGTGTTGGGGCTTTGACCAGTTCTTCACAGCCACCACAGACATACTGCAGCGGCAGCCAGTTCACCTCTTTTCTTTGCAACAGGCCAAGGCCCATTGCATCTACATACACCACCACAACAC GGTGTCAGTTTTTTTCGAGGAGGTGGCGTCTCAGACTGGTATAGGAGTCCAGATGCAACATCTGCTGTACCTTGGTCACGACCTCCCTCTGGAGGGCAACATGAAGGTGGTCAACCTCCCGAGTACTTCACCTGCGCGACCCCTCATTCTGCTCAGCTACAGCCTTGAAGCAAATACCAGCCTGCCCTTCAGAGAGC CGGAGACTCCAGTCATCCCATCCAAGTTTGACGTGATGGTAGACTACAACTTTTCCAAG GTAATAGTAGGAGTGGTCCACCAGTATCTAAGGATAGTACAgttgctgcacacacaccgaGAACTGCTACTGCAAGGATACTACAGCTACAT GATGAGGTTTCGAAAGGAGTGTGGAGAAGCAGTGCACAGTATTGCCATGATCACCATTAGGCTGCAGTCTTGCTTCAACGTAGAACACAGGGTTCACACACT AGGCCGTTACGCTTCAGAAAACCAAGGTTCAGCTGATAACAGTcaaaagctgcagctg GTCCATGAGCACTTGCCGATATATGCTGCCGGCATCCAAGAGTTTCAGAACCGGCTGGACCATCTGCAGATAGAACAGGCCAAGCTAGCAGAGACGCTGGCCAATGACAAGAG CTGTCAGAAGAtggagatgctgctgcagaagaTAATGGCAATTCATCAGCATTATCGGAAAGACAGACTTACTGGTG AGTTGGCATATAATGATGAGCAAATCCACAAGTTTGAGAA AATCCACCTGTCGTCCCACATTAAGCGAGTGAAGTCGCTCTTCAGAGAGGACTGCGTGCAGAGATACAAAGAGCTTTTGGCCTCAACAAGGACGTGGAGTAG tgttttactgGAGATGCAGACCCGACTTCAGGACTTCAACTCTTTCTCCACAGGCTTGTTGGCAGACCTGGAGATGAGTGAGCAGTGCCAAAATAAG GCTCTGGATCGAATTCTTTTCAGTCTGCAGTCCAAGAGAGCAGGACAACAGCCTGGAATCACACCCACAGACAAGGACCAGATGGTCTCGag GATGCACCATCTGAAGGGGGAAATGGAGATTTTGGTGAGAGAGCTACAGTGTAACAACAGCATTATTGAGAG CCTGGGAGCAGTGAACTCTACGGCAGCTCTGGACCCCAACTTGGACAGACCTTCTACACTGTGA